In a single window of the Necator americanus strain Aroian chromosome X, whole genome shotgun sequence genome:
- a CDS encoding hypothetical protein (NECATOR_CHRX.G26418.T2) produces the protein MDQYPREFDSNRTCNELLHSRKAKLNVRISLNPGGVQSCRKRQNRRLRQYEADLLTSPFLNYSTGYTYAFSQSYNPDKPPAWEVPNINNNLLHITNQENVDYAAPSIMRSLGQAGYNAFRTFFNVVLWVLYTITVRPVKSVGFLLYDTVVAVVYLTRCLGESITGFLYSKIEERRRPFRRRSFFDLVIVTFFKLVYGIASVIRYPVDLICSGFRAINLALTRKYYELLAANGRRLNNQAMIERMRKMNKETAECNHWMMLRKAEQESAQRYEWNGDRFDPNDPNDPDKRFYNLRSRTITALDTDSEDDEVPRRRKTVRFDTVSNEILYDNPEYRRMSMAYRIATWLGSTASSVVYYLLYAAHFAVLCIMKPYYFLVGMSDSSYTTPSNSREEVVLVGRHPYRRMSGGADYDGFDYDLYPEAEPSPLVSRFTSFCSTVLYAPCRAFLFVAFAVVDLFRWLQSRVIRSFGWAGKNSKNIIEALYNRRRRWIWWLLPLFLLLFVLLSRRDGDSPLIILGHRVSDMQEKISDYAYNVIDSEGIYAKSLNSIYDEYWLNGKFAKYDLLTRISSAVSNAWLFIVTITKTAYDLCATIVSDVTSYVLDFLATTCHMGYSKLPSMPSFAMPTVGKPNWSTIYSVSPSQLVNYFPSGPNMSSLKSSAVGFVSNAEKFFYNLLWNIRAAGELAVSCVHQLFLMAYYIITYPFHRLYDGVPEISLWKSSTLSAGSTVEQCFYNYLAAVTDVGNMVVNNVLGWLHFLWKGVSGLILLLFYPLQRLQVAVLENSAEIKGSTRDVIIPRDETKEKTSVVHIPSPTTAIDEKKLIEKITAIVDARMDHDLKLKLETELSMLKASYEEKISSLKAEKNLMDIDYSHLESLIRAAISEYDSDKTGMFDFALESAGASIISTRCSENYNTYSRLEKIWNIPLWYSSYGPRTVIQRNSKTLFPGECWSFKGPVGYITIGLSHPINMTIFSYEHIGAHQAPGGLRPSCPRTFKIWAYKSEADMDTRVLLGDFIYDIKGTPLQFFVVKTQPDYPVKIIEMEVTSNYGAEYTSLYRVRVHGSLYKPGTD, from the exons ATGGATCAGTATCCACGAGAATTCGACAGTAAT AGAACATGCAATGAGTTACTACATTCACGAAAAGCCAAACTGAACGTGAGAATATCGCTGAATCCAG GCGGTGTTCAATCATGTCGCAAGCGTCAGAATCGCCGCTTGAGACAAT ATGAGGCTGATCTTCTGACTAGCCCATTTTT GAACTACAGTACTGGCTACACCTATGCATTTAG CCAGTCTTATAATCCTGACAAACCACCAGCTTGGGAAGTTCCCAACATTAACAACAACCTTCTCCACATCACTAATCAAGAAAACGTTGACTATGCAGCACCTAGCATCATGCGAAGt TTAGGCCAAGCTGGGTATAACGCTTTTCGGACATTTTTCAACGTTGTACTTTGGGTGTTATACACAATCACTGTACGCCCCGTCAAATCCGTCGGATTTTTACTTTACGATACTGTTGTGGCAGTAGTGTATCTca CTCGTTGTCTTGGAGAGTCCATTACGGGCTTTTTGTactcaaaaattgaagaacgTCGACGTCCCTTCCGCCGTCGCAGTTTCTTCGACCTCGTTATCGTGACCTTCTTCAAACTAGTCTATGGCATCGCTAGTGTTATCCGTTATCCAG TAGATCTCATCTGCAGTGGTTTTCGTGCGATTAATCTTGCACTTACCCGAAAATACTATGAGCTTTTGGCGGCAAATGGTAGGCGGTTGAATAATCAGGCAATGATAGAGAGAATGAGGAAAATGAACAAGGAAACTGCTGAATGCAACCATTGGATGATGTTGAGGAAAGCAGAG CAGGAATCAGCGCAACGGTATGAATGGAATGGAGACAGATTCGATCCTAATGATCCAAA TGATCCTGACAAGAGATTTTACAATCTTCGCTCACGTACTATCACTGCCTTGGATACGGACTCTGAAGATGATGAAGTCCCGAG AAGACGGAAGACAGTTCGTTTTGATACAGTATCCAACGAAATACTCTATGATAATCCCGAGTATCGCAGGATGTCAATG GCTTATCGCATTGCTACGTGGCTTGGATCGACCGCTTCCTCAGTTGTGTACTACTTGTTGTATGCGGCTCACTTTGCTGTTCTTTGTATCATGAAGCCTTACTATTTTTTGGTCGGAAT GAGCGATAGTTCTTACACTACGCCTTCAAACTCAAGAGAAGAGGTGGTTCTTGTTGGTCGTCATCCGTACAG AAGAATGTCTGGTGGTGCTGATTATGATGGGTTCGATTATGACCTATATCCGGAAGCTGAACCATCACCACTTGTGTCACGTTTCACTTCATTCTGTTCTACTGTGCTATACGCCCCTTGCCgtgcttttcttttcgtcgCTTTTGCGGTTGTAGATTTGTTCCGTTGGTTGCAGTCAAG GGTAATCAGGTCTTTTGGATGGGCTGGAAAGAACTCAAAGAATATCATTGAAGCGTTATACAACAG GCGTCGACGTTGGATCTGGTGGTTGTTACCACTCTTTCTGCTGTTGTTTGTATTGCTGTCTCGTCGGGATGGTGATAGTCCTTTGATCATTCTTGGGCATCGTG TGTCTGATATGCAGGAGAAAATCTCAGACTACGCATACAACGTAATTGATTCTGAAGGA ATTTATGCGAAGTCCCTCAACTCAATCTATGATGAGTACTGGCTCAATGGAAAATTTGCGAAGTATGATTTGTTGACAAGAATCTCTTCCGCAGTTTCCAATGCATGGCTTTTTATTGTTACGATAACAAAGACCGCTTATGATCTTTGTGCAACCATAG tgagtGATGTGACTTCGTACGTCCTGGATTTTCTAGCGACAACGTGTCATATGGGCTACTCTAAATTGCCATCG ATGCCTTCATTTGCAATGCCAACTGTGGGAAAACCCAACTGGTCAACAATCTACAGCGTGTCGCCCTCACAGCTTGTTAACTACTTTCCTAGTGGCCCTAAT aTGTCATCGCTGAAGTCATCTGCTGTCGGTTTTGTTTCAAACGCAGAGAAGTTTTTCTACAACCTTTTGTGGAACATCAGAGCTGCCGGAGAATTGGCCGTCTCTTGCGTACATCAATTATTTCTGATGGCATACTATATCATAACATACCCTTTTCATAGATTGTATGATGGTGTTCCTGAG ATATCGTTGTGGAAATCATCCACGCTCTCTGCCGGCAGCACTGTTGAGCAGTGCTTCTATAATTACTTGGCTGCGGTCACTGATGTTGGTAATATGGTAGTGAATAACGTGCTTGGGTGGCTTCATTTCCTGTGGAAAGGAGTCTCAGGGCTTATTCTACTGCTTTTTTACCCCTTACAGCGGCTCCAAGTTGCAGTGCTGGAG AACTCTGCCGAAATAAAGGGAAGTACTCGAGATGTTATTATTCCACGCGATGAaacgaaagagaaaacaaGCGTTGTTCACATACCGTCACCGACAACGGCCATCGACGAGAAGAAACTTATTGAAAAGATTACTGCTATT GTGGATGCGAGGATGGATCATGATCTGAAGTTGAAATTGGAGACAGAGTTGAGTATGCTGAAAGCATCGTATGAGGAAAAGATTTCATCGCTGAAGGCAGAG AAGAATCTCATGGACATTGATTATTCTCATCTGGAATCGTTAATCCGTGCTGCAATTTCCGAGTATGACAGCGACAAAACGGGAATGTTCGATTTTGCGCTGGAAAGCGCTG GCGCCTCAATTATTTCGACCCGCTGCTCTGAAAACTACAATACGTACTCCCGTCTTGAGAAGATTTGGAACATTCCTTTGTGGTACTCCAGTTATGGACCAAGAACTGTGATACAG CGCAATTCGAAAACTTTGTTTCCTGGAGAGTGTTGGTCGTTTAAAGGGCCCGTCGGTTACATCACAATAGGACTGTCGCATCCGATCAATATGACTATTTTCAGCTATGAGCATATTG GTGCTCATCAAGCTCCCGGTGGTCTCCGCCCAAGTTGTCCGAGAACGTTCAAGATTTGG GCGTACAAGTCAGAAGCAGATATGGATACTAGAGTCCTTCTGGGTGACTTCATATACGACATTAAAGGCACTCCACTACAGTTCTTCGTTGTTAAG ACCCAGCCAGACTACCCGGTTAAAATTATCGAGATGGAAGTCACGAGCAACTATGGTGCCGAGTACACATCGCTGTACCGTGTGCGCGTACATGGGTCATTGTACAAGCCTGGAACTGATTGA
- a CDS encoding hypothetical protein (NECATOR_CHRX.G26418.T1) has protein sequence MDQYPREFDSNRTCNELLHSRKAKLNVRISLNPDCLSDEHLLHTKLRRCSIMSQASESPLETMYRRRPSFRRPPIRDVHSPRLTEDEADLLTSPFLNYSTGYTYAFSQSYNPDKPPAWEVPNINNNLLHITNQENVDYAAPSIMRSLGQAGYNAFRTFFNVVLWVLYTITVRPVKSVGFLLYDTVVAVVYLTRCLGESITGFLYSKIEERRRPFRRRSFFDLVIVTFFKLVYGIASVIRYPVDLICSGFRAINLALTRKYYELLAANGRRLNNQAMIERMRKMNKETAECNHWMMLRKAEQESAQRYEWNGDRFDPNDPNDPDKRFYNLRSRTITALDTDSEDDEVPRRRKTVRFDTVSNEILYDNPEYRRMSMAYRIATWLGSTASSVVYYLLYAAHFAVLCIMKPYYFLVGMSDSSYTTPSNSREEVVLVGRHPYRRMSGGADYDGFDYDLYPEAEPSPLVSRFTSFCSTVLYAPCRAFLFVAFAVVDLFRWLQSRVIRSFGWAGKNSKNIIEALYNRRRRWIWWLLPLFLLLFVLLSRRDGDSPLIILGHRVSDMQEKISDYAYNVIDSEGIYAKSLNSIYDEYWLNGKFAKYDLLTRISSAVSNAWLFIVTITKTAYDLCATIVSDVTSYVLDFLATTCHMGYSKLPSMPSFAMPTVGKPNWSTIYSVSPSQLVNYFPSGPNMSSLKSSAVGFVSNAEKFFYNLLWNIRAAGELAVSCVHQLFLMAYYIITYPFHRLYDGVPEISLWKSSTLSAGSTVEQCFYNYLAAVTDVGNMVVNNVLGWLHFLWKGVSGLILLLFYPLQRLQVAVLENSAEIKGSTRDVIIPRDETKEKTSVVHIPSPTTAIDEKKLIEKITAIVDARMDHDLKLKLETELSMLKASYEEKISSLKAEKNLMDIDYSHLESLIRAAISEYDSDKTGMFDFALESAGASIISTRCSENYNTYSRLEKIWNIPLWYSSYGPRTVIQRNSKTLFPGECWSFKGPVGYITIGLSHPINMTIFSYEHIGAHQAPGGLRPSCPRTFKIWAYKSEADMDTRVLLGDFIYDIKGTPLQFFVVKTQPDYPVKIIEMEVTSNYGAEYTSLYRVRVHGSLYKPGTD, from the exons ATGGATCAGTATCCACGAGAATTCGACAGTAAT AGAACATGCAATGAGTTACTACATTCACGAAAAGCCAAACTGAACGTGAGAATATCGCTGAATCCAG ATTGTTTATCAGATGAACATTTGCTTCATACGAAACTGAG GCGGTGTTCAATCATGTCGCAAGCGTCAGAATCGCCGCTTGAGACAATGTATCGTCGTCGTCCGTCGTTCAGACGTCCACCTATTCGTGACGTGCATTCTCCTCGTCTGACTGAAGATGAGGCTGATCTTCTGACTAGCCCATTTTT GAACTACAGTACTGGCTACACCTATGCATTTAG CCAGTCTTATAATCCTGACAAACCACCAGCTTGGGAAGTTCCCAACATTAACAACAACCTTCTCCACATCACTAATCAAGAAAACGTTGACTATGCAGCACCTAGCATCATGCGAAGt TTAGGCCAAGCTGGGTATAACGCTTTTCGGACATTTTTCAACGTTGTACTTTGGGTGTTATACACAATCACTGTACGCCCCGTCAAATCCGTCGGATTTTTACTTTACGATACTGTTGTGGCAGTAGTGTATCTca CTCGTTGTCTTGGAGAGTCCATTACGGGCTTTTTGTactcaaaaattgaagaacgTCGACGTCCCTTCCGCCGTCGCAGTTTCTTCGACCTCGTTATCGTGACCTTCTTCAAACTAGTCTATGGCATCGCTAGTGTTATCCGTTATCCAG TAGATCTCATCTGCAGTGGTTTTCGTGCGATTAATCTTGCACTTACCCGAAAATACTATGAGCTTTTGGCGGCAAATGGTAGGCGGTTGAATAATCAGGCAATGATAGAGAGAATGAGGAAAATGAACAAGGAAACTGCTGAATGCAACCATTGGATGATGTTGAGGAAAGCAGAG CAGGAATCAGCGCAACGGTATGAATGGAATGGAGACAGATTCGATCCTAATGATCCAAA TGATCCTGACAAGAGATTTTACAATCTTCGCTCACGTACTATCACTGCCTTGGATACGGACTCTGAAGATGATGAAGTCCCGAG AAGACGGAAGACAGTTCGTTTTGATACAGTATCCAACGAAATACTCTATGATAATCCCGAGTATCGCAGGATGTCAATG GCTTATCGCATTGCTACGTGGCTTGGATCGACCGCTTCCTCAGTTGTGTACTACTTGTTGTATGCGGCTCACTTTGCTGTTCTTTGTATCATGAAGCCTTACTATTTTTTGGTCGGAAT GAGCGATAGTTCTTACACTACGCCTTCAAACTCAAGAGAAGAGGTGGTTCTTGTTGGTCGTCATCCGTACAG AAGAATGTCTGGTGGTGCTGATTATGATGGGTTCGATTATGACCTATATCCGGAAGCTGAACCATCACCACTTGTGTCACGTTTCACTTCATTCTGTTCTACTGTGCTATACGCCCCTTGCCgtgcttttcttttcgtcgCTTTTGCGGTTGTAGATTTGTTCCGTTGGTTGCAGTCAAG GGTAATCAGGTCTTTTGGATGGGCTGGAAAGAACTCAAAGAATATCATTGAAGCGTTATACAACAG GCGTCGACGTTGGATCTGGTGGTTGTTACCACTCTTTCTGCTGTTGTTTGTATTGCTGTCTCGTCGGGATGGTGATAGTCCTTTGATCATTCTTGGGCATCGTG TGTCTGATATGCAGGAGAAAATCTCAGACTACGCATACAACGTAATTGATTCTGAAGGA ATTTATGCGAAGTCCCTCAACTCAATCTATGATGAGTACTGGCTCAATGGAAAATTTGCGAAGTATGATTTGTTGACAAGAATCTCTTCCGCAGTTTCCAATGCATGGCTTTTTATTGTTACGATAACAAAGACCGCTTATGATCTTTGTGCAACCATAG tgagtGATGTGACTTCGTACGTCCTGGATTTTCTAGCGACAACGTGTCATATGGGCTACTCTAAATTGCCATCG ATGCCTTCATTTGCAATGCCAACTGTGGGAAAACCCAACTGGTCAACAATCTACAGCGTGTCGCCCTCACAGCTTGTTAACTACTTTCCTAGTGGCCCTAAT aTGTCATCGCTGAAGTCATCTGCTGTCGGTTTTGTTTCAAACGCAGAGAAGTTTTTCTACAACCTTTTGTGGAACATCAGAGCTGCCGGAGAATTGGCCGTCTCTTGCGTACATCAATTATTTCTGATGGCATACTATATCATAACATACCCTTTTCATAGATTGTATGATGGTGTTCCTGAG ATATCGTTGTGGAAATCATCCACGCTCTCTGCCGGCAGCACTGTTGAGCAGTGCTTCTATAATTACTTGGCTGCGGTCACTGATGTTGGTAATATGGTAGTGAATAACGTGCTTGGGTGGCTTCATTTCCTGTGGAAAGGAGTCTCAGGGCTTATTCTACTGCTTTTTTACCCCTTACAGCGGCTCCAAGTTGCAGTGCTGGAG AACTCTGCCGAAATAAAGGGAAGTACTCGAGATGTTATTATTCCACGCGATGAaacgaaagagaaaacaaGCGTTGTTCACATACCGTCACCGACAACGGCCATCGACGAGAAGAAACTTATTGAAAAGATTACTGCTATT GTGGATGCGAGGATGGATCATGATCTGAAGTTGAAATTGGAGACAGAGTTGAGTATGCTGAAAGCATCGTATGAGGAAAAGATTTCATCGCTGAAGGCAGAG AAGAATCTCATGGACATTGATTATTCTCATCTGGAATCGTTAATCCGTGCTGCAATTTCCGAGTATGACAGCGACAAAACGGGAATGTTCGATTTTGCGCTGGAAAGCGCTG GCGCCTCAATTATTTCGACCCGCTGCTCTGAAAACTACAATACGTACTCCCGTCTTGAGAAGATTTGGAACATTCCTTTGTGGTACTCCAGTTATGGACCAAGAACTGTGATACAG CGCAATTCGAAAACTTTGTTTCCTGGAGAGTGTTGGTCGTTTAAAGGGCCCGTCGGTTACATCACAATAGGACTGTCGCATCCGATCAATATGACTATTTTCAGCTATGAGCATATTG GTGCTCATCAAGCTCCCGGTGGTCTCCGCCCAAGTTGTCCGAGAACGTTCAAGATTTGG GCGTACAAGTCAGAAGCAGATATGGATACTAGAGTCCTTCTGGGTGACTTCATATACGACATTAAAGGCACTCCACTACAGTTCTTCGTTGTTAAG ACCCAGCCAGACTACCCGGTTAAAATTATCGAGATGGAAGTCACGAGCAACTATGGTGCCGAGTACACATCGCTGTACCGTGTGCGCGTACATGGGTCATTGTACAAGCCTGGAACTGATTGA
- a CDS encoding hypothetical protein (NECATOR_CHRX.G26417.T4), with protein sequence MFGVNLKCNRNLLGGIKKKPFHSSVVLRGGAERQERLCGGPEERRQTDRSSMVLDIRKLDIYRKVPKDLTQPTLAGAIISITCVLFISFMVFNDILEYIYIDIRSELYVDDPGREGKIDVEVDVSFPYMKCEYLGVDIQDENGRHEVGFVDKTEKIPLENDGCRFKSRFEINKVPGNFHLSTHSAKRQPENYDMRHIIHSIRFGDEIPNADLKGSFNPLKEKDTLSAEPLLTHEYILKIVPSVYEDINGKIWNSYQYTFGHKDYLAYHHTGHVIPAIWFKYGLQPITVKHKEWRQSFYYFLTSICAVVGGTFTVAGIIDSTFFTISDIVKKHRLEQIPQHQSGDQIDSWTLCFDIVLELGEPTPCKGTTWKSLEQIPQHQSGDQIDSWTLCFDIVLELGEPTPCKGTTWKSLEQIPQHQSGDQIDSWTLCFDIVLELGEPTPRKGTTWKSLEQIPQHQSGDQIDSWTLCFDIVLELGEPTPCKGTTWKSLEQIPQHQSGDQIDSWTLCFDIVLELGEPTPCKGTTWKSLEQIPQHQSGDQIDSWTLCFDIVLELGEPTPCKGTTWKSLEQIPQHQSGDQIDSWTLCFDIVLELGEPTPYQIDSWTLCFDIVLELGEPTPCKGTTWKSLEQIPQHQSGDQIDSWTLCFDIVLELGEPTPRKGTTWKSLEQIPQHQSGDQIDSWTLCFDIVLELGEPTPYQIDSWTLCFDIVLELGEPTPCKGTTWKSLEQIPQHQSGDQIDSWTLCFDIVLELGEPTPCKGTTWKSLEQIPQHQSGDQIDSWTLCFDIVLELGEPTPRKGTTWKSLEQIPQHQSGDQIDSWTLCFDIVLELGEPTPRKGTTWKSLEQIPQHQSGDQIDSWTLCFDIVLELGEPTPCKGTTWKSLEQIPQHQSGDQIDSWTLCFDIVLELGEPTPCKGTTWKSLEQIPQHQSGDQIDSWTLCFDIVLELGEPTPRKGTTWKSLEQIPQHQSGDQIDSWTLCFDIVLELGEPTPCKGTTWKSLEQIPQHQSGDQIDSWTLCFDIVLELGEPTPRKGTTWKSLEQIPQHQSGDQIDSWTLCFDIVLELGEPTPCKGTTWKSLEQIPQHQSGDQIDSWTLCFDIVLELGEPTPCKGTTWKSLEQIPQHQSGDQIDSWTLCFDIVLELGEPTPRKGTTWKSLEQIPQHQSGDQIDSWTLCFDIVLELGEPTPCKGTTWKSLEQIPQHQSGDQIDSWTLCFDIVLELGEPTPCKGTTWKSLEQIPQHQSGDQIDSWTLCFDIVLELGEPTPRKGTTWKSLEQIPQHQSGDQIDSWTLCFDIVLELGEPTPCKGTTWKSLEQIPQHQSGDQIDSWTLCFDIVLELGEPTPCKGTTWKSLEQIPQHQSGDQIDLWTLYFGTLAPGWS encoded by the exons GCGGCGCCGAACGGCAAGAACGTTTGTGTGGAGGCCCGGAAGAGAGGAGACAGACCGATCGATCGTCAATGGTTCTTGATATTCGGAA GTTGGATATTTATCGAAAAGTTCCTAAGGACTTGACTCAACCAACACTAGCCGGTGCCATCATATCTATCACATGCGTGCTATTTATATCTTTTATGGTATTCAATGATATTCTGGAGTACATATACATAGATAT CAGAAGTGAACTGTATGTGGATGATCCTGGACGGGAAGGGAAGATTGACGTTGAAGTAGATGTCTCTTTTCCATACATGAAATGCGAAT ACCTTGGAGTGGATATTCAAGACGAAAATGGTCGGCACGAAGTGGGTTTCGTCGATAAAACAGAGAAGATCCCCCTAGAAAACGATGGATGCCGATTTAAAAGTAGATTTGAAATCAATAAG GTACCGGGTAATTTCCATTTGTCAACACATTCAGCGAAAAGGCAACCTGAAAACTATGATATGAGACATATAATTCATTCAATACGATTTGGTGATGAAATTCCA AATGCAGATTTGAAAGGCAGCTTTAATCCTTTGAAAGAGAAAGACACACTCTCAGCAGAACCACTTCTCACGCATGAGTACATCCTCAAG ATTGTGCCGTCCGTCTATGAGGatataaatggaaaaatatggaatagtTATCAGTACACTTTTGGGCATAAG GACTACCTCGCTTATCATCATACTGGACATGTTATACCAGCGATATGGTTCAAATATGGATTGCAGCCTATCACAGTGAAACACAAAGAGTGGCGACAATCCTTCTACTATTTTCTTACTTCA ATCTGCGCTGTTGTTGGTGGCACATTTACTGTGGCTGGTATAATCGACTCCACGTTCTTCACAATTTCCGATATTGTAAAGAAACATCGTCTCG AACAAATCCCCCAACATCAATCTGGAGATCAAATCGATTCGTGGACTTTGTGCTTTGATATCGTGCTAGAGCTAGGCGAACCGACTCCATGTAAGGGAACTACGTGGAAATCTCTAGAACAAATCCCCCAACATCAATCTGGAGATCAAATCGATTCGTGGACTTTGTGCTTTGATATCGTGCTAGAGCTAGGCGAACCGACTCCATGCAAGGGAACTACGTGGAAATCTCTAGAACAAATCCCCCAACATCAATCTGGAGATCAAATCGATTCGTGGACTTTGTGCTTTGATATCGTGCTAGAGCTAGGCGAACCGACTCCACGCAAGGGAACTACGTGGAAATCTCTAGAACAAATCCCCCAACATCAATCTGGAGATCAAATCGATTCGTGGACTTTGTGCTTTGATATCGTGCTAGAGCTAGGCGAACCGACTCCATGTAAGGGAACGACGTGGAAATCTCTAGAACAAATCCCCCAACATCAATCTGGAGATCAAATCGATTCGTGGACTTTGTGCTTTGATATCGTGCTAGAGCTAGGCGAACCGACTCCATGTAAGGGAACTACGTGGAAATCTCTAGAACAAATCCCCCAACATCAATCTGGAGATCAAATCGATTCGTGGACTTTGTGCTTTGATATCGTGCTAGAGCTAGGCGAACCGACTCCATGTAAGGGAACGACGTGGAAATCTCTAGAACAAATCCCCCAACATCAATCTGGAGATCAAATCGATTCGTGGACTTTGTGCTTTGATATCGTGCTAGAGCTAGGCGAACCGACTCCAT ATCAAATCGATTCGTGGACTTTGTGCTTTGATATCGTGCTAGAGCTAGGCGAACCGACTCCATGTAAGGGAACTACGTGGAAATCTCTAGAACAAATCCCCCAACATCAATCTGGAGATCAAATCGATTCGTGGACTTTGTGCTTTGATATCGTGCTAGAGCTAGGCGAACCGACTCCACGCAAGGGAACTACGTGGAAATCTCTAGAACAAATCCCCCAACATCAATCTGGAGATCAAATCGATTCGTGGACTTTGTGCTTTGATATCGTGCTAGAGCTAGGCGAACCGACTCCAT ATCAAATCGATTCGTGGACTTTGTGCTTTGATATCGTGCTAGAGCTAGGCGAACCGACTCCATGTAAGGGAACGACGTGGAAATCTCTAGAACAAATCCCCCAACATCAATCTGGAGATCAAATCGATTCGTGGACTTTGTGCTTTGATATCGTGCTAGAGCTAGGCGAACCGACTCCATGTAAGGGAACTACGTGGAAATCTCTAGAACAAATCCCCCAACATCAATCTGGAGATCAAATCGATTCGTGGACTTTGTGCTTTGATATCGTGCTAGAGCTAGGCGAACCGACTCCACGCAAGGGAACTACGTGGAAATCTCTAGAACAAATCCCCCAACATCAATCTGGAGATCAAATCGATTCGTGGACTTTGTGCTTTGATATCGTGCTAGAGCTAGGCGAACCGACTCCACGCAAGGGAACTACGTGGAAATCTCTAGAACAAATCCCCCAACATCAATCTGGAGATCAAATCGATTCGTGGACTTTGTGCTTTGATATCGTGCTAGAGCTAGGCGAACCGACTCCATGTAAGGGAACGACGTGGAAATCTCTAGAACAAATCCCCCAACATCAATCTGGAGATCAAATCGATTCGTGGACTTTGTGCTTTGATATCGTGCTAGAGCTAGGCGAACCGACTCCATGTAAGGGAACTACGTGGAAATCTCTAGAACAAATCCCCCAACATCAATCTGGAGATCAAATCGATTCGTGGACTTTGTGCTTTGATATCGTGCTAGAGCTAGGCGAACCGACTCCACGCAAGGGAACTACGTGGAAATCTCTAGAACAAATCCCCCAACATCAATCTGGAGATCAAATCGATTCGTGGACTTTGTGCTTTGATATCGTGCTAGAGCTAGGCGAACCGACTCCATGTAAGGGAACGACGTGGAAATCTCTAGAACAAATCCCCCAACATCAATCTGGAGATCAAATCGATTCGTGGACTTTGTGCTTTGATATCGTGCTAGAGCTAGGCGAACCGACTCCACGCAAGGGAACTACGTGGAAATCTCTAGAACAAATCCCCCAACATCAATCTGGAGATCAAATCGATTCGTGGACTTTGTGCTTTGATATCGTGCTAGAGCTAGGCGAACCGACTCCATGTAAGGGAACGACGTGGAAATCTCTAGAACAAATCCCCCAACATCAATCTGGAGATCAAATCGATTCGTGGACTTTGTGCTTTGATATCGTGCTAGAGCTAGGCGAACCGACTCCATGTAAGGGAACTACGTGGAAATCTCTAGAACAAATCCCCCAACATCAATCTGGAGATCAAATCGATTCGTGGACTTTGTGCTTTGATATCGTGCTAGAGCTAGGCGAACCGACTCCACGCAAGGGAACTACGTGGAAATCTCTAGAACAAATCCCCCAACATCAATCTGGAGATCAAATCGATTCGTGGACTTTGTGCTTTGATATCGTGCTAGAGCTAGGCGAACCGACTCCATGTAAGGGAACGACGTGGAAATCTCTAGAACAAATCCCCCAACATCAATCTGGAGATCAAATCGATTCGTGGACTTTGTGCTTTGATATCGTGCTAGAGCTAGGCGAACCGACTCCATGCAAGGGAACTACGTGGAAATCTCTAGAACAAATCCCCCAACATCAATCTGGAGATCAAATCGATTCGTGGACTTTGTGCTTTGATATCGTGCTAGAGCTAGGCGAACCGACTCCACGCAAGGGAACTACGTGGAAATCTCTAGAACAAATCCCCCAACATCAATCTGGAGATCAAATCGATTCGTGGACTTTGTGCTTTGATATCGTGCTAGAGCTAGGCGAACCGACTCCATGTAAGGGAACGACGTGGAAATCTCTAGAACAAATCCCCCAACATCAATCTGGAGATCAAATCGATTCGTGGACTTTGTGCTTTGATATCGTGCTAGAGCTAGGCGAACCGACTCCATGCAAGGGAACTACGTGGAAATCTCTAGAACAAATCCCCCAACATCAATCTGGAGATCAAATCGATTTGTGGACTTTGTACTTTGGTACCTTGGCGCCGGGTTGGAGCTAA